The Papaver somniferum cultivar HN1 chromosome 6, ASM357369v1, whole genome shotgun sequence genome segment AGTCGAGAAGTTTTTGGCTACCCCAGGAACTAGAGAAACTTTATATGAGCTTTACAGAGAAGAACATCCAACAGTTGAGCAATCTCTCATGAACCAATCAGTATCTAATCGTGATTATGAAGTTCTAGGTCCAGTAAATTACAATGAAGAGATGCCATTAGCTTCTAATTCAATCTTAGGAAAGAGAACCTTCCCGTTTAATTTGCTAGAAAACTTCATACCGCTGCATGGCTCAAGTTCCGAACCTGACGAATTGGGTAACTCAGAGACTCCTAGAGTTGTTAGTTCTATGGAACCGGTTCAACTCAGCCCAGAACAAGATATTGGATTGCAACAGAGTTTAGCTATTCCGGAGATCTCTAGACCTGAACCATAACATATTCAAGTTAATCGTAGATTGTCATTCTCATCTCCTTCATTTGAAGATGCTAAGTAATATCTTTCTCCTCCTCTCTCAATTGAATCCATTGCATCGTCATCTATAGAATCTCATAAGAAGTCATCTGAGTCAAGCATAATTGAATTGCACCCATCTATTGTATCTCCATTAACTCATCCCAAATCATCTTTTACTTTATCAGTCCCAGATTTCTTTTCCTCTTCCTCATCTGAGGAGCTTCGTATTTTGGTTTCAAATTCTGACAATTTCATACATTCAATCAATATGGATCCAATCTCAAAGAACAAAATCAGGCAACAGATGACTACTTACCAATTCCCTTCTTCCTAGAATCCCCATCAGTGCCTAAAGTCGAAAATCAGGTAACCCTAAATACCTGtgaatttcagtttctttatataTTGCTGCCTACTTGATTAATTGCTGCTCCTTTAAATTATATAATTGCATTTATTCCTGATTCGTGCACAAAATTTCTAGTTTCAACCATAGCATAAGTTGAATAGTGTTCTAGCCTTTGAGACACCTAGTGAAAAATTACTGAAGATCTTTGAAAATTAGTTCAACTCTTAGTTTGCAAAATGAAAATTATTGCATGGAATGTTCAAGGGTGTGGTAACCCTTTTACACAAAATCACCTGAACCAGTTAATTAATAATGACAAACTTGAAATTCTTTGTTTGTCTGAAACTAAATCTAAGAGACACCTAGTCAAAAATATGCTTAAAGAGTTCCCCAACATACATATAGTAGATCTTGTAGGTTTAGCTGGAGGACTAGCAATAGGTTGGGTTGATGGATTTTCTTTTGAGATAGTGCAATGGAACCTAAATATGATTAACATTCTGGTACAAACTAATTATGAATCAAAACCTTGGCTTCTAACTTGCTTTTATGGAAGTCCATATCCCTCCAACAGAAATGTTGCTTGAGATTTCCTCTCTGACATACCCAACCAAGTAGCTATTAACTCTTTGCCATGGGTTTTTCTTGGAGACCTTAATATGATCTTTAGTCAGGAAGATAAATTAGGGGGCTTACCTTTCAAGAATTTTGATAATGAATACTATCAAAATATTCTAGACAAAGCTGGTCTCACTGACTTAGGTTTCAATGGTTATGAATACACCTGGAACAACCATAGAGAAAAGAATGCTAATATACAAGAAAGACTTGACAGAGCTGTAGCCAACATATAATGGAATAATAAATTCCAAAATGTTGAATTGTCACATCTTGTTGCTGCAGGTTCTGATCATTGCCCTATATCTTTGAACCTAGATACTTCTTATACTAAGACATCATATACTTTTAAGTTCTATGATACTTGGCAAAAGGAGAACTCTTGTGTCCAAACTATCAAAGAGCCTTGGAATCATATCATAAAAGAGAATTCTACAAATTCTCTGATATTGAATCTCAAGACTGTTCAAACCAACCTAGATTACTGGAGAAAACACATTTTTGGCCTTCCTTCTAAACAAATCAAACAATTTTTGTCCCCAATAGACAAATTAAACAATTCCAATTTTTTCTACCAAAAGGAAGACAAGATTAAAGATAAGATTTCTCAACTAGAAAAACACTATGCAACCCAAGAAGCCATAGCAAAACAACAATCTAGAGACAACCTTGTTCAATTGGGAGAGAAAAACACTAAATTCTTTCACACAAAAACTCTGAAAAGAAGAAAGTGGAACAATATTGAATTCCTTAAGAGAAAAGATAATGATCCTTTAAAAGAGAAGAAATTCAAGAAACTTTGAAGGACTACTTCTCACATCTTTTCTCTgcccctcctcctcctcctccatccCATAACCCTTTACTCTTTTAGAACATAGTCCCTTGCATCTCCCCTGAAGAGAATGTATCACTCAATTCTATTCCTTCTGTAGAAGAAATCTGGCaagtaataaaaaaattaaaaccaaTCAAATCTCAtggtccagatggatttccaATCAGTTTctttaaactaaattgggaaactGTGGGTGAACAAGTTGTCTCTTTTATTCAAGGTTTTTTTGAAACAGGTGTGCGTCATCCTGAATTCAACAAAACATTTTTATTCTTAATTCCTAAAAGTAGGCACCCTAAAGATCCAAGTGGCTTTAGACCAATTGGACTTTGTAACACTATATATAAAATTATAGCTAAGATATTATCAAATAGGATGAAGCCCCTTCTCAATACTTTAATCTACCCATTTCCAAGCTGCCTTCCTTTCTAAAAGGCAAATCTCTGGCAATATCATCATTGCTCAGGAGATAATTCATTCCTTTAAGAAAAAGAGGGTTAAACATGCTGGAATGGACATAAATATTGATATGTCCAAGGCTTTCGACATGATTGATTGGAATTTCTTGATTTCCTCAATgaaagcttttggttttgataatAGCTTTTGCAATCTCATTCATCAATGTATTTCTACCTCTTCTATTTCGGTATTACTCAATGGAAGTCCGGGAGATATTTCAAACCTTCTAGGAGACTCAGGCAAGGAGATCCCCTATCTCCttacttattcatcatttgtatggagatcttctccagaatgcgTATAGCAGGGAGGAGGAGAAGTTAGTAAATGGTATCAAAATAACTCCTAAGAATAGTCATATTTCTCATCTTTTTTTTTGGAGATGATTGCCTGTTATTCATTAGAGCAGGCTTAAGGGAATGTCACAACATTCTTGCTCTAATTGAATCCTTTGGCAAAGCATCTGGTCAGCTcattaattttgaaaaatcagGGATATTCTTCAGTATAAAAGTTCAACCTAAACATCAAATAATGATAAGTAaacttttaaaaataaaaaaaattaactctCTATACTCCTATCTAGGAACTCCACTCTTCATTACCAAGGAAAAAATAGAACTTTTGGATGGATTAGTTACTAAGATGgagaacaaaataaaaatatggaTGGGAAAAATTCTTGCTCAAACAAGTAAACTTGTCCTAAATAAAGAAACCTTAGCAAGTATGGCCAGCTATCAAATGAGCTGTTTTATACTACCTAAGAAAATTACAAATAAAATAGATGTCTTacagagagatttttggtggggtaaAGAAACAGAATATAAGGGGTACTACCCTAGATCCTATTCTTGTCTATGTAAACCCAAACACAAGGGAGGGTTAGGTTTAAGAAATGCCCATAAATTTAACCTGGCTATGATAACTAAACTAGCTTGGAGACTCTTAacagaaccaaaagaattgtggGCATCTCAATTAAAACCTAGATACTTTAGGAATGTTTCACCTTTCAATGAAAAAAACCAACAACTAGTTCATGGATTTGGAGATGCATAAGTAAAAAACCAACAACTAGTTCATGGATTTGGAGATGCATAAGTAAAAGTATCCAATTAGTGGAACAAAATAGTATTTGGGAAATAGGAGATGGTAATAACACTAATATTTGGGATGATAAACAAATCCCTAACTTGGATAACAACCTCAGTAAATGGAAAACAGCCATAAACACCCATTTAACACTTGTGAAAGATCTTATAGATCCAATTACAGAGAAGTGGAATTCTACTTTAATTTTGGAAATGTTCCCTAATCACATTGCTGAAAAGATCATCAATACCAGAATAGCGAGAGGCAAACCTGAAACTCTAAGATGGCTTCTTACTAAGTATGGTATTTTTACTCGTCAAGTCCATGTACAATAAACTTAATGAGAAAACTGTGAACCAATACAACTTAGGACAACCTGACTCCTTATGGAAAAAGCTATGGAATCTAGATATATCAGACAGAATAAAAATATTTACCTGGAAATGCTTACAAAGTGCACTCTCCACAAACTTTAAATTATCCAGATTTATGGAGGATGTCCATCCAAACTGCTCTTTTGGCTGCAATGAAGTGGAATCTGTAGAACATCTTCTGATTTTTTGCCCCTTTGCTAAATCTGTGTGGGCTGTAGAACCAAACCCTGTAGAACCTTGTTTTAATTGCACTACAACATTCTTAGATATTTGCAAGCACTGGTTGGGAAAACTAAACCCACTCTATAGAACTAATATTAACAAAAgcttggtttatttggaaggagAGATGCAATAGATTTTTTGAAAAAACTCAACAATCCAGTGCTCAATTAAGTTTAGAAATACAAAGATTCTTAGACTTTTGGTTTAAAGGTAACCATCCTGTCACTCAGGTGAACAATGGCAACTTAACTTCTCCTACTTGGTGCCCTCCcatgaaaacacaattgaaaatcAATATAGATGCAGCCTGGAATTCTATGACTGTGCCTGcaggtttttctttaattctcaggAATGATGCAGGTGAGTTTGAGCAAGAACGATCAGGACCATTCATAGCTTCTACCGCTAAAGAAGCAGAAGCAATAGGTATGCTGCAGGGAGCAAAATGGGCAGTCGAAATAGGACTGGCCAAATTTTTGGTAGAAGGAGACTGCAAAAACCTCTTTGACTATCTGAATGGGAAATAATCAGGAATTGAATGGCAGAACCAAGCCATAATTGAAGAAGTCAAGAGTGAATTTaatctttttcaaaaaaattaggtttttcttATGCCCCTAGAACTGCAAACAATGTAGCAGATACCTTGGCCAAGGAAGCCAAATCTTTTAGTCATATTTTGAATTGGAGGAGTACACATCCCTCTTGTATTAAGGATGCTCttgaagtagataaatctaatgttaGGATGGAAACCTCCGCTCCTACATTTGATGGCTCTACTTACCATGATGTAAGGGCtactaactccctaagttagtTCTTTTGAATGCCTCaacttacaaaagaaaaaaaaaagaaagacattatgtcaatttcttcattttcattttcattttcatcatgaaaatcaaacaaaaatgcaTTTGATTTTCCGAAGAAAAAAGCAGAACTCTCTGTTTAGTGTTTCAAGATATTGGTCGAATTCAATTGGTGTTAATTTATACAAATCAAAGGTTGGTTGTTTGGTGCAGAAGTAGGAGTTAATTAAGCAGTTTCCCCTGCCCTTCCCCATACCATGTCATCCAAGAGAAAACTAGACGTTGGTCGAATCTTTGCTTTCTTCTTTTAACACAAAAACCAAAACGCATTTGTTGGTTTATAGGCCTGTaagatttcaaaaacaaaaatggaAGGAAAATATAAAGGGACATCACTGACTTGAATACAATTGAATCGACTAAAACAGAAAGATTGGGTTAGTCTGTCAAGATACTTTTTCAGTGTTTTGGATTTGGATTGGTCATTCATACTTGAAATTGGTAGGAAACACACGAGCGCATATATTGTTGTGCCTAGAGGTCCATATTATTCCTCAAGGCTTCACAGGATCTGGCATTAGAAACAAAACCAAACATTCAACGGAAGCTAATGCACATAGAACACATAAGACAcagagatttaacgtggttcggcaatgtaCCTACGTCAACGGGCATAAATTCACTTCATTCATATATCAGAGAATACATGATGCACATGACACTCAACACActtctacttcttcacattctcaactCACCTTCAACTCTCTCTGCCCTAAATCTATAAGAAGATCTACATCTTGCTAATGAAGAGATAACTTCTCTTCTTTCTGAGGAGATAGATGTCTACAACCTAAGGGTTTAGACAAGACTGATTAGATGATGTAGATACCTATAACCTAAAGGTTATGactttatttataggcttacaatactttgattaggaaaccaagctttaccctaatttaggaaacatAAACTTAGCTAAGACAGGAAACCCTTGTTTAGATAGAAGTCTAAACATAATTCTAAAAATCAGTCAAAACTGATTTAAGAAATCACACCGATGTTTCCTAAAATCGAGCCAatatccaacaattctccaccttggcaAGATTTTTATGACAACTTCAACTTCACCATTCTATGATTTCTCCACCTTGGCATGAAATCTCGACATTCACTTTCCACGCCTTCATACTCTATTTCCTTCAATCATCTGAAGGTGCCAACCATCCGTAGATGCTTCAAATCCACTAAAGGACTTCAATACTTCACTCACCCGTAGGTGACAACCATCTGAAGATGTTTCACTTCCATAAAAGGACTTCATTTCTCCAATCATCTAATGATGATTTCATACTTCAATCATCCTAAGATGTTGCACCGATACAACTTCCAAAATCCTTGTGTAAGATTTGAATGTGTCAACTGACACCAACACACCGTACGGTGTTTCAAATTCCTTTTAAGGATGCAATGTGCTTCAATATGTGCTTCACAAATTCAATCCCATAGTAGGGATGCAACCGTGTCTTAGAAAAAACACCAACATACTAATGCACCTAAAGATGCTGCAAACGTAAGTCATTGATTTAGTTCAAGATGGCCAATCCTAAACATCACAAATTCTTTCGTAACTTTGTTGATTTCTCATCAATTCCAGTTATCTATGAATTCCTGACGCGTCTTCGACTTCATAGATTTTCACATGTACATATTCTTCAAACTTGCAAGATTCAATTCTTTGCACATTTCCTTCAACTCGTAGGATATAGTCTTTGACTTTAACTCACCACTTCACTTGTCAAATTTGAGCTCTTCCTCCATTCTACTTCTTCAAATTCCAACACTTCGTCTTTCAATGTGGAGTTCAATATTTCATCACATGCAAATGTATGGTGTACCCCCATACTTACGaagtttttcttcaaaagatgaaATAATTCATACCTTACAAAGATGCATACTCTGTAAGTTTCCAATACATATGTGTGAACACATTCCAGTATATTTTGTGGCGATTATTCACGATATCTTCATATCTTCGAAACTGGAACTTTCTACTCCAACTCCAAGCTTGATTTTTTATCCACCTTCACACAATGTTCGCAAAATCCCAAACTGCATAATTCTGTATTAGATTGCGCTCTATCTAACACTTCTACTTCCATATTCAACGGTATATATTTCTATTCTTCAATCCTTTCATCACTGCAACTACATTGGATAAACTTCTTCAACACGTACTCCACCGTTTAAACAACTTTAAATCCCACGGAGTTAAATGGATCTTATCGATTTGAGAATCTTCTTCAAACTTTGGTACACACCGAACAACTTCAAACTTCTCGTGTTGCACCTAGGTACTTCAAACGAATGTTTAACATCCTCAACTTCAAACCACAACTCCTAAAAGTCAGAAACCATTCCCTAGAGGATGCACATGATGCACAAATATTCAAACACTCAAGAACTTCCACATATTCTTCATCGTCATTAGATATTTATGTTCCAACATTCACGTCTGAATTTGGAACTTTTTTCCTGTTTTCCAATGCTTTTTCTTATGACAAAAagaaattcaattcaattcacatACCGCATTCTTCAAATAGCTTGTGATTTCTTCACTTAACTATATACTTCGCATATAGTATTGTACCTTAGAATTGTGAAGTGCCACAATGATACCTTGTTCCTTGCATCCAAGCTTTCGCCTCAAAAAACGTAACATATCCACATGACCAATATGTTCTTTTTTTCACCATGGTCTTGCATTTCTTCAACTTGATGACTTCAAACGGTATACACCTTAATTCTCCACCAAAtatcatccaaaaataaaggtAACAAACCACCTAcctcatctttaaaaaaaaacaataaatcaaaGAGGTGCCTTCAGAATCCGAGTGTTTGATTCAAAACGTACCATATTTATGGTGTTCAACGGTACGAAAAAATCTGCTCCTATATTGTTGTGTAAACAACAAAATCTTGCAGAAATTCAATGCTCATAAGCTTACTCTTCAAGTAAGTTACACACTCAACACattcaaataaatccttcttcaaTCATATGCCCAAGGTGCATATTTCAAAGATTGTGTCAACTTCATCTTTAATTTCTTCTCTTTAAAACAGAATAAGAAACTACAGCTCCACCACACACAATATCTCCATATATGCAATCCAATTTACCGAGTCTCTTCAATTGatcatcaacaattcaatatGCTCATAGCCAGCTGCTTCAAACAATTCTTCGTGAAATCAAACTCTTCACCCAGAatttatcaaccttccactagtGCCCTAGCAACACTAAGACACTCAAACGATCGATAATTCTCACACGAAACCTACTAATATATTTCTGCAATCCTCGCTACACCATGCAATTGAGGCAAACTTGAgtttaacttcttcttcaatttcttcgaCTACGTCGAGGACAACATGATCGAACTAATGACAACCAGTAACATTCATAATTATTCACCCTGGTACTTCGAACAATTCTAAGGATGTTTGACGAATTCAATTTTTGCATCTTTACCTCTTCCAATGTACGAAGCATTCAACTTGTACTTCAAACACAATACTCTTGTTTCCTTGCAATTTGGCTTGCAAAGTAAGCACATTCAAACGGAAAACCAACAAGGTATTCCCAAATAGTCCATAAAAGTATCAAACAAACAAGGTAAAGACCAAAAACAACCAAACACCTTTATCAAACTAGTTAATAAGGTTATGAAATCACTTACTCGGAGCTATGCAAAAAACATAGGGTTTATTCCTGAAGAAGTATACCAACGTCAAATCCTCCTTTCAAGTAGAGCTTCAACTTCAAAAGtgtatcaatcaacaatcaatgAATGTGAAACACTTCAAATACATACGTTTATGAGTAATTGATACTTCAAACAGTGCTTTGTCAAACCAGAAAGTCTATCTCTTCAATTTGATGCAAATCAAACGACCTTGTTTCCAAGATTCTTCACATAAGGCTACACAATGATTTTCTGAATTCCAAAGTAACTCTAATTTCAAACCGACATAACTTGATTTTACAACAAGCCTATTAATGCATATTCTAGGCTTTTACTTCAATCTATAAGTATGTTTTCTTCCACAAATCCACTGCTAATTCAATACACCACGTTTTTTTGACGGAACTGTTACAACCTTGCACCATAGTTCTAAAACTGTCACCAACCTTCACCACAAGTTTTCAGAACTATCACGATTCTTCACCAGAAATTTCAGTCAAAAAAACGTCACCTTGTCTTtgtgttcttcttcaaatttgacaTCTTCTTTGATATCTTCACATATCATTTCTGACCCAATTCAACGGAAGCTAATGCACATAGAACACATAACACAcagagatttaacgtggttcagcaatgtacctacgtccacgggcagAAATTTAGTTCATATATCAGAGAATACATGATGCACATGACACTCAACACCCcttctacttcttcacattctcaactCACCTTCAACTCTCTCTCTGCCTCAACTCACCTTCAACTCTCTCTGCCCTAAAGCTATGAGAGGATCTACATCTTGCTAATGAAAAGATAACTTCTCTTCTTTGTGAGGAGATAGATGTCTACAACCTAAGGGTTTAGACAAGATTGATTAGATGATGTAGATACCTATAACCTAAAGGTtatgcctttatttataggcttacaataCTTCGATTAGGAAACCAAGCTTTACTCTAATTTAGGAAACATAAACTTAGCTAAGATAGGAAACCCTTGTTTAGATAGAAGTCTAAACATAATTCTAAAAATCATTCAAAACTGATCTAAGAAATCACACTGATGTTTCCTAAAATCGAGCCAATATCCAACATACTATATGTTAGAAGAAAATAGGACCAGGAAGtgttaaatttcctgaaaacACTTGCCTAACAGAGAATGGAATGATTTTGCTTCGCATCACTGGCATGGAGCGACTCATTGCCATTTCTACATATTAGATCAAGTTCATCACCCACCAATACCACTGTACTGCCAAAATGGAAGCCTACTTTACAACAACCAGTTACAAAACTGCAAGAACAGTTATAAGCAACAAAAAAAATCTGCAGTCCTACTCAAGACTGCTGTAATTACTAAGTAACTATATATATATGCAAGCGTGTGTGTTTCTCCAGTACCATGTTCATACTCGGAAGATGTGAACATTCATCTCGAAATTTATCCTGTCAACAAGTTCAAAGACGCATGCATCGCCTTCTTTCACATGATTATCTGTCACGAATTCATTCCAGCCTAGAGATAACTTCTTAGTATTCCGTGATCGAGAAACGCACCGGACTTTCCAGGTTCTCCCATCTGATAGTGATACCCTAAGAGTGGCCACCATCTGCACTCTATTTTTCAAATATGAGGTCCCAAAAGCCTTAGGAACCACCTGCATGGAAAAGAACTCAGGATGCGCCATTAAAATCTCAAAGATATTTAGCAGCTAACATAAATTACTAgctgtatcaaaaaaaaaacataaattactAGTTGCGACTAATGTTAGTAACCTTGGTTGATAGTTTTAAGCAGAAAGTGGTAAATATAACCTTTCCGCCGACTATAAACGTTTTGAAATTGTAATATAACCAGTTTTGAAACTACTAATACGGAATTGAAGCAAGAGGATTTCAGAGACACAGGCAGCCGAAAATTGTAATATAACCAGTCCATAACATAATAGATATGCTTTCTGAACACAAAGCTTACCACGTAGCCTCCTTTTACATAAGAGGGTCGCATAAGGATTTTGTAGAACGGGTTATCAGATGTAAAATCTTCAGCTGCCTCAAGTGCACTTTCTAGTAATTGGCTTGCCTGGAATGCCGTAGTATAAGATCTTTTATGAGCAAGCTTACTTGAAAATGCTTTTCGTTTCCGGGATGCTTGGGGAAATTCATGTGTAGCTACAGTTTACAAACAaattaaaacataacaagatCCATGTAACAAGGCAAGAAAATCAGAATTTAATTATGAGAGTCATACCAGGTTCGGCTTTCTGATTAACACGGCCTTCACTCGATGCAAACTCAACAAAGGTAGACATGGGAGGTTCATATTTGGTTTGAGTACCACTACTCGAATGTATTGAAATTATTTCTTGTGAAACTCGGAAAATGTGAACCTTCATCTCCACATTTGTCTTATCAACTAGTTCAAAAACACATATATCCCCTTCCTTCAAATGATTATCTGAAACGAATTTAGCCCATCCCTGATATAGCCCTCTATTACTATGTGTTAGAGAAAGATATTCAACTTCCCAGGTTCTGCCATCTGAACCTCTAAGAATGACCCCTATCTGTGTTCCATACTTCAAATATGAGGTTGCAAAAACCGCAGGTACCCTCTGCATGCAAAAGAAAATCAAGATGCGTCATCAAAAATTTACAGATATTTCTCAGCTAACATGAATTAATAGTGGACGACTTTATTTGCGTATGGTTGTAATCTTGGTTGATAAGTTTACACAGATGGTGTCAGTTAAACAACCGCTAGTACAGTTTTTAAGCAAGATATAATGCAACTAAAGTACTATCGATACTGATGTAGTACGGTCAACACTGTTATCGTGCACACGCGCGCGTGTTTCTTTACTACTATGTTCAGACTTTATACAATATCCTGAAGGCTTGGAAAACGGGAACATTCATCTCAAAATTCATTCTATCAACTAGCTCAAAGATGCAAACACTGCCTTCCTTCAAATGATTATCGGAAACAAAATTAAGGTCATCCCTTAATAACTACTAGGACTAAACTTTCCAAAATCATGTTTTACATGCTAGGGAACAGTAAAATAGATATGCTTTCGGAACAGAAAGCTTACCACATAGCCTGCTTTGAGATAAGAGGATTGCATAAGGACCCTGTAGAACGGATTATCAGATGTAAACTCATTAGCTGCTTCAACTGCACTGTCTTGTAAACGGCTTTCCTGGAATGCCGCAGTATAAGATCTCTTAGGAGTAAGCTTACTGGAAGCTTCTTGTTTTCGA includes the following:
- the LOC113285872 gene encoding B3 domain-containing protein REM19-like translates to MSTFVEFASSEGRVNQKAEPATHEFPQASRKRKAFSSKLAHKRSYTTAFQASQLLESALEAAEDFTSDNPFYKILMRPSYVKGGYVVVPKAFGTSYLKNRVQMVATLRVSLSDGRTWKVRCVSRSRNTKKLSLGWNEFVTDNHVKEGDACVFELVDRINFEMNVHIFRV